The Candidatus Desulfovibrio trichonymphae region TGGAGCCGTGGAATCGTTTCTGGTTCGGATTTAATAACATCTTTTATCTGCATGTCGCCAGACCGGTGTATAATGCCTATTCTTTTGTTGCTCCGCGTCAGTTCCGCAGCGGCATGAAGAATTTTTTTTCCAATCTGCTTTTCCCCGTGCGCTTTGTAAACAATATTCTTCAATTGCGATTTCTGGAGGCCGGTGTGGAATTCGGCCATTTTTTTATTAACACCACCTCCAGTTTCGGCCTCGCGGACGTCGCAAAAAATAAAAAAACCATTGTGCCGGTTGATCCGGATGGTGAAGACTTTGGTCAGACTTTGGGGAGATGGGGCATCGGTCACGGATTTTATATTGTCTGGCCTTTTATCGGCCCCAGCTCGCCCCGTGACAGTCTGGGCAGGATCGGCGATCTCCTTACCGATCCTTTTTTCTATGTCCACCCGTGGGAACTGGCTGCGGGCTCAGAAGGGGCGTTGCGTTTTAATGCGTTGGGGGACGTGCTGCCGCTTTATGAAGACATGAACAGCGCCGCCGTGGATCCGTATATTGCCATGCGTCAGGCCTATGTCAATTTCCGCAGCACCCAGGTGAGACGTTAGCGTGTCTCCCGGATGAAGCCTGCTGTCGTAGGCTCGCTCCGCATGGAGCATCTTTCTGTGTATTTCGCGCATGAAGGAGAGCCTCTCGCCGCGGTCAACAATGTGGACCTCGCTCTTCCCCCCGGCGCCGTGACCTGCCTTGTCGGAGAATCCGGCTGCGGCAAAAGTCTCACAGCTCGCGCCGTTCTGCGTCTGATGCCTGAAAAGTCAGCAATCAGCGGGCGCATTTTTCTTGGAGACACAGACATTCTCGCTCTTTCAGAAATCGAATTGCGGCGTTTTAGGGGGCGTCGGGCAGCCATGGTTTTTCAGGAACCCATGACGTCGCTCAATCCTGTATTGACAGTGGGCGAACAGGCGGCGGAGCCCCTGCGGCTGCACTTCGGCATGACCCGCGCGCAAGCCCGTCAGGAGACGGAAGATCTTTTTGCCGAAGTTGGCATTCCCGCGCCTCGGAGCCGTTATGACGACTATCCCCATCAGCTTTCCGGCGGCATGCGGCAGCGGGTTATGATCGCTATGGCTCTTGCGTGCCGGCCGGAACTCCTGCTCGCTGACGAGCCCACAACGGCTCTTGACGCGACAGTACAGGGGCAGATTCTGCGGCTTTTTGCTGATCAGATGCGGGAATGGGGCATGACTGTGCTTTTTATCACGCATGATCTGGGCATTGTGGCGCAAATCGCGGACGTTGTGGGGGTCATGTACGCAGGACGGCTTGTGGAAGACGCGCCTGCCGGAGAGTTTTTTGCTGCGCCTCGTCATCCGTACAGCAGGGGGCTCATGCGTTCAGCGCCGGGGCGACAGTCCATGCGTCTCAAGCGTCTGCCCGCCATTGACGGTGTGGTTCCTGCCTTGCGGGATATTCCTCTGGGCTGTCCTTTTCAGCCGCGCTGCGCCGAAGCGCTGCCCCGCTGCAGTGAGGCAATGCCGCCGCTGTTTGCCGACGGCAGCGGTCGGACGGCCTGCTGGCGGGCGGAACCCTCATTTTCTTCGCGGTGACGCCGGCGGCCATGCGCTTCCCGATTCCCGCCGCTTCCGCGGAACAGCCGTACTGCACAGAGCTCGTTGTGCGCCGCAGTCGTTTTATGGCCCAATGCGCACACACGCCGGATGCCGGGTCCGCCAAGGCCTTTATTGAGGCTACAGGCCGTTGCCGCAACGACGCTGATCATAATTGCTGGGCGTATGCGGCGGGAGCTCCCGGAGATACCGCACATATCGGCTCGTCGGACGACGGCGAGCCGCACGGCACAGCCGGGCGGCCCATGCTCAGCGTGCTTCTGCACTGCGGCATCGGAGAATTGTGTGTTGTTGTCAGCCGGTGGTTCGGCGGCGTCAAACTGGGAACCGGCGGCCTTGTTCGGACATATCAGGACGCCGTGCGCGA contains the following coding sequences:
- a CDS encoding MlaA family lipoprotein; this encodes MRNKSVLLPLLCALLCVFFWLSSGFCAIAATARQPVAPALSAVYAQSPALPSEAVTVHPNGQVKKTENLDDYEDYIAAANIADPLEPWNRFWFGFNNIFYLHVARPVYNAYSFVAPRQFRSGMKNFFSNLLFPVRFVNNILQLRFLEAGVEFGHFFINTTSSFGLADVAKNKKTIVPVDPDGEDFGQTLGRWGIGHGFYIVWPFIGPSSPRDSLGRIGDLLTDPFFYVHPWELAAGSEGALRFNALGDVLPLYEDMNSAAVDPYIAMRQAYVNFRSTQVRR
- a CDS encoding IMPACT family protein — translated: MRFPIPAASAEQPYCTELVVRRSRFMAQCAHTPDAGSAKAFIEATGRCRNDADHNCWAYAAGAPGDTAHIGSSDDGEPHGTAGRPMLSVLLHCGIGELCVVVSRWFGGVKLGTGGLVRTYQDAVRENLANLALAERIPSQQVAVTLKYAHLAGMHRLLPLWEARIMEQSCEDAAKLRIELPQAHVQNFEQALANMSNGTAIFHRTGGEVYGKI
- a CDS encoding ABC transporter ATP-binding protein — encoded protein: MEHLSVYFAHEGEPLAAVNNVDLALPPGAVTCLVGESGCGKSLTARAVLRLMPEKSAISGRIFLGDTDILALSEIELRRFRGRRAAMVFQEPMTSLNPVLTVGEQAAEPLRLHFGMTRAQARQETEDLFAEVGIPAPRSRYDDYPHQLSGGMRQRVMIAMALACRPELLLADEPTTALDATVQGQILRLFADQMREWGMTVLFITHDLGIVAQIADVVGVMYAGRLVEDAPAGEFFAAPRHPYSRGLMRSAPGRQSMRLKRLPAIDGVVPALRDIPLGCPFQPRCAEALPRCSEAMPPLFADGSGRTACWRAEPSFSSR